A window of the Verrucomicrobiia bacterium genome harbors these coding sequences:
- a CDS encoding IS110 family transposase, producing MQSNSESNKAIENAPVKPVVWIGLDWADKEHCLVVQAPNAGALSRHFVDQKPASLDAFFLKLHTEHSQAQLGVCIEQARGPVIYALMKYDFVVIYPVNPRSLADFRRAFTISGAKSDPRDADLLCELGAKHHDRLRPLQPEDAITRQLRLEVEARRGFVDERTACMNQLTSTLKSYYPLALDLVGEQLEGPMALEFLRRWPNLASLRRAKPSALRAFFYKHNSRSEEKIQQRLDAIKSAASLTDDPAILNALELKMQCLLRQIAAVQASIAQFDARISNTFQQYSHRTIFDTLPGAGAVLAPRVAAFFGTRRENWTEAGQLQCWSGVAPVRKQSGKTQTVHFRRARPIFLHQSIIEFAKCSIRFCDWARLLYEDQLSNGKSKFAAIRMVAFKWLRIIFRCWKENTPYDEARYLRSLQRRGVTLYESLYAALLPHQPAA from the coding sequence ATGCAAAGCAACTCTGAATCGAACAAAGCAATCGAAAATGCACCGGTCAAACCGGTGGTTTGGATCGGCCTGGATTGGGCAGACAAGGAGCACTGCCTGGTGGTGCAGGCTCCAAATGCCGGCGCTTTGTCGCGTCATTTCGTCGATCAAAAGCCGGCATCGCTGGACGCCTTCTTCCTGAAACTGCACACGGAACATTCGCAAGCCCAGCTGGGCGTTTGCATCGAACAGGCCCGAGGACCGGTCATCTACGCGCTGATGAAGTATGACTTTGTGGTCATCTACCCGGTCAATCCACGCAGTCTGGCTGACTTCCGCCGGGCCTTCACAATCAGCGGAGCCAAATCCGATCCTCGTGACGCGGATCTGCTCTGCGAATTGGGAGCCAAACACCATGATCGTTTGCGTCCGCTGCAACCAGAGGACGCAATCACACGCCAGTTGCGCCTGGAGGTCGAAGCGCGACGAGGTTTTGTGGATGAAAGAACCGCTTGCATGAACCAACTCACATCCACCCTCAAGAGCTACTATCCTCTGGCTTTGGATTTGGTCGGGGAGCAACTGGAAGGTCCCATGGCACTTGAGTTTTTGCGCCGGTGGCCCAACCTGGCCAGCTTGCGACGCGCCAAGCCGAGCGCTCTGCGCGCCTTCTTCTACAAGCATAACAGCCGATCGGAAGAAAAAATCCAGCAACGTCTGGATGCGATCAAAAGCGCCGCAAGCCTGACCGATGATCCAGCGATCCTTAACGCCTTGGAACTCAAAATGCAGTGTCTGCTCCGGCAAATCGCCGCTGTGCAAGCGTCGATTGCCCAGTTTGACGCCCGAATTTCAAACACCTTCCAGCAATACAGCCACAGGACAATCTTTGACACGCTGCCGGGAGCCGGAGCGGTGCTGGCACCGCGCGTGGCGGCCTTTTTCGGCACGCGGCGAGAGAACTGGACGGAGGCGGGCCAGTTGCAGTGCTGGAGCGGGGTGGCGCCCGTGCGCAAGCAAAGCGGAAAGACACAAACCGTTCATTTTCGCAGAGCGCGACCGATCTTCCTCCACCAAAGCATCATCGAGTTTGCCAAATGCTCGATCCGCTTCTGTGATTGGGCGAGGCTTCTCTACGAAGACCAGTTGAGCAATGGAAAGAGCAAATTCGCCGCGATTCGAATGGTCGCCTTCAAGTGGTTGCGAATCATTTTCCGCTGTTGGAAAGAAAACACCCCTTACGACGAGGCTAGATACCTGCGGAGCTTGCAGCGCCGCGGAGTCACACTCTACGAGAGCCTTTACGCTGCCCTTCTTCCACACCAACCCGCTGCATGA